DNA sequence from the Bufo bufo chromosome 3, aBufBuf1.1, whole genome shotgun sequence genome:
ACACTATGGATCTCTACTGTAAAAGCAGTCCTCCTAAGGAGCTATCTGCTGTAAGAACATCACACTATAGAGCTTTCTACTGTAAGTGCAATCACACTATGGAAGTCTCTAAATGTGATCACACTATGgacgtctctactgtaagagcggtcgacctttgaatctctctgctgtaACACTACGGAGATCTACTGTAAAAGCTGTCACACTATTAATCTCTTTACTATATGTatggtcacactgtggaggtctctactgtaagggtTTTCACAGTATGGAGCTCTCCACTGTAAGAGTGGTCACATCATGGAGGTTTCTACTGTAAGAGTGTTCACACTATAGAGGCCTCTACAGCAATAGTAGTTACAATAGTGTGGTTTCTATTGTATGAACAGTCACACTATAGATGTCTCTACTGTAAGTGCAATCACACTATGGAAGTATAATCTAATAGCAGTCACATTATGGAAGTCTCTACTGTAAAAGTAGTCACAttttggaggtctctactgtaagagcggtaacACTATGCAGCTTTCTTTTGTAAGAGCTGCCACATCTACCGTTAGATCTGATGGAAAAGCTTAGTCATTGGGCTCTACAGTAGGAATACTGTACCGTACCTCTAATATATTTATCAATAGACATTTCTTGGCGTTATGACCCTGATACCAATGTGAATCCTAATGACTCTCTGCCAAAAACAACACCCATTTCTATGAGAAGTTGAGAAGCGTGTTCTTTTATGCAGTCCTTTATTggaataattataattttttcaaaCCTCATAGTGGGCGACAGACACAAGATATTGTGCAATATTTCCTTATATGTTTTTGAAAAACTTCATCTCTTACCCCATAGATCAGTGGACTGAGTAATCTGGGCAAAGACATGAACAAGACATAGTTCAAAACGAGCAAGTAATATGTGTAACTCTGTACATAGGTCTGGCTTATGTTGGCAATGAAGGAGAACAGGCATAATATGAGTTGGAAGGCATGGAGCATAACAGTTGTTCCAGCTTTAACGGCCGAAGAACGACCCGAACTGATCCTTCTAGCAACTAGCATGACATTAATGTAGGTGAATACAATGATCAAAGCCACTCCAGCAAGGCTGAGGATATTGGAGGCGCTCCTAATCAAGTTTTGTATGGGACTTACCACCTTTATAGCATCACACGTATCATAGAGGAAAAAGGAGGTTCTTTCTGCGAAGTAGGTCAAGGTAATGAAGTTTACAGTACTTATAGACAACCCTATGACCCAGATCACAGCAATTGCATATTTTGCTCTCTTTGGTGTACACAACTGTAAGTGTCTCAATGGGAAACATATGGCTATGTAACGTTCTAGAGACATGACGGCCAGGTTGTATGGGGTCGCTATAAAGAAACTGCCCGCGTAGCTTTGAATGATGAAACAGATGATTATAGGGAGGTATACAGAATACATTGAAGCCACTACAATGTAATTTGTGATGATGATAAACAACGTGTCATTGATGAGCATGTGGACAAAGAGGACATATCGAGGGTTCTCCtgcatgtgaggagtggtgaagaaGACCTTCAGCATAATGACGATAAAGTAGAAGAAGAAGGTGAAACACAAAAAGGACGTAATCTGAAAAACAGCTCGTGCAATGTTATCAACCTCTGTGGTATAAGACAACGTCAGGGTAACATTGCCAGGAGCAGATGTGAAATTCTCCATTGGAAACTGGTTGGTAGAAATTCTTCTAGATTTCCCACAAGATCGTGACTGTGTTGAGCTTGCAAGATTT
Encoded proteins:
- the LOC120994063 gene encoding odorant receptor 131-2-like, which codes for MQLSIYSRNLASSTQSRSCGKSRRISTNQFPMENFTSAPGNVTLTLSYTTEVDNIARAVFQITSFLCFTFFFYFIVIMLKVFFTTPHMQENPRYVLFVHMLINDTLFIIITNYIVVASMYSVYLPIIICFIIQSYAGSFFIATPYNLAVMSLERYIAICFPLRHLQLCTPKRAKYAIAVIWVIGLSISTVNFITLTYFAERTSFFLYDTCDAIKVVSPIQNLIRSASNILSLAGVALIIVFTYINVMLVARRISSGRSSAVKAGTTVMLHAFQLILCLFSFIANISQTYVQSYTYYLLVLNYVLFMSLPRLLSPLIYGVRDEVFQKHIRKYCTISCVCRPL